A genomic region of Nitrospira sp. contains the following coding sequences:
- a CDS encoding TolC family protein, with amino-acid sequence MAALLLVILILLPVTVLAEPVHDSSALKAQSARTEPLTISEVLARIELTHPLLRAAGVERMQARAKILKALGAWEPTLKNITEAARFQTFNFLSTVDQNTGGFNDTKLEVGHPWGFRVAGGIRNGIGDQYTQHVHAKIPDVLLFYPQQQMIFAGSGKLLRGLMVNDEYAEFQKAELAGPQAEIAVAQKRQDLYLAGAVQYWDWQAAVKQGEMVKRVLAVAEERLVQIQGMAKGGKVAPLDVIEASQEVQGRREAAIYAQRKIEYEQYKLSLYLWENGEPVTPRPEWAPEFQGETPLPTGEQIAANKVAAKEDRPEVRDLYIEAKKNNIDLKLAKNYLLPQFDFKGGRMDAAADWLMGVGYGFETKFAMPLFQREGRGKVMYAEADQQQLAFKQLYTEQQVSIDVDNWLSAQVRARDRVKAATEALRLAKTLEEGERTRFNMGASTVLFVNLRERNVVESAYKLYRAQADYAVSRGGMLYATGALAKPWPESELAKYGNPLTAAGAYGFKQPGRD; translated from the coding sequence ATGGCCGCTCTCTTACTCGTGATTCTGATCTTGCTTCCCGTGACGGTACTGGCGGAACCGGTGCACGATTCCAGCGCATTGAAAGCGCAGTCCGCCCGCACCGAGCCCCTAACCATCAGCGAAGTACTGGCCCGTATTGAGTTGACGCATCCGCTGCTTCGGGCGGCTGGCGTTGAACGGATGCAGGCCAGAGCAAAGATCCTGAAGGCCCTCGGAGCCTGGGAACCGACGCTTAAAAACATTACAGAGGCCGCTCGTTTCCAGACCTTTAATTTCCTGAGTACTGTTGATCAGAATACCGGGGGATTTAACGATACCAAGCTTGAGGTCGGGCATCCCTGGGGCTTTCGGGTCGCTGGTGGAATCCGCAACGGTATTGGGGATCAGTATACGCAACACGTCCATGCAAAGATCCCTGATGTCCTGCTCTTCTATCCTCAGCAGCAAATGATCTTCGCTGGGTCGGGCAAGCTGCTGCGTGGCCTCATGGTCAACGACGAGTACGCGGAGTTTCAAAAGGCCGAACTCGCAGGGCCGCAGGCGGAGATCGCGGTGGCGCAGAAACGACAGGATCTCTATCTCGCCGGGGCTGTGCAGTACTGGGATTGGCAAGCGGCCGTGAAGCAGGGTGAAATGGTGAAGCGCGTGTTGGCGGTGGCCGAAGAACGCTTGGTCCAGATCCAAGGAATGGCCAAGGGTGGAAAGGTGGCGCCGCTCGATGTCATTGAGGCCAGTCAAGAAGTGCAGGGCAGGCGAGAGGCCGCCATCTACGCGCAACGGAAGATAGAGTATGAGCAGTACAAACTGTCTCTCTATCTCTGGGAGAACGGCGAGCCAGTGACGCCGCGCCCGGAATGGGCACCGGAATTCCAGGGTGAAACGCCGCTCCCGACCGGAGAGCAGATTGCTGCGAACAAAGTAGCGGCGAAAGAAGATCGGCCGGAAGTGCGGGACCTCTACATCGAAGCCAAAAAGAACAATATCGATCTCAAGCTCGCCAAGAACTACCTCCTCCCACAGTTTGATTTTAAGGGGGGGCGAATGGATGCTGCTGCGGACTGGCTGATGGGAGTCGGCTATGGGTTCGAAACCAAGTTCGCGATGCCGCTCTTCCAGCGAGAAGGGCGTGGGAAGGTCATGTATGCGGAGGCGGACCAGCAACAATTGGCCTTCAAACAGCTGTACACCGAGCAACAAGTCAGTATTGACGTGGATAATTGGCTTTCGGCCCAAGTGCGGGCCAGAGACCGGGTAAAGGCAGCGACGGAAGCCCTACGGTTGGCGAAGACGCTGGAGGAAGGCGAGCGGACCCGGTTCAATATGGGCGCGAGCACAGTCCTCTTTGTGAACCTCCGTGAGCGCAACGTGGTGGAATCAGCGTACAAGCTGTATCGGGCGCAAGCCGACTACGCCGTCTCGCGTGGAGGCATGTTGTACGCCACGGGTGCCTTGGCGAAGCCATGGCCTGAAAGCGAATTGGCCAAGTACGGGAACCCCCTGACGGCGGCAGGCGCGTACGGGTTTAAACAACCGGGCCGCGATTAA
- a CDS encoding ATP-binding cassette domain-containing protein codes for MKEPQGEGSKGLFEALMKQLSVAMKAEKKIMSLIFSYALAVGFFSLIIPLTVQELVSTFSYAVQPVMIWTLTGIMLSVLLFVGLFKTFHFYAVDVVQRRIFARVTVAMVDQLPRNRFKGARPEIANYFMETVFMQRALSTLLIDLINVVVGGTVGMVVLVVYHPYFLMYNLVLMAGFGITFFVLSRGALKKTLAMSHAKYDVFNFVQEVSNNALQLKATDSRPFLMHKTNELVGRYVEARKARFAVLVRQYIGSVGGQAIAQAGALGIAASLMASGQLTLGQLVAVQAVVSALVINFDSLIKNMGFVYYFFASLTHLDEVFSQEQDQVTTESTVALPKHLAQGVRVTCKGVSLVHSGVSVFDGFNLDVAPGEKLGIYARSTGAKTALARVLGGLEVPTNGVVQYNGVDLRYIDGNAINQCRSVMIDSQLSLVKGTVEENIVMGRSYVTYDDLNWALRFVELEEDVEGLPRGVKSDVFSLGESLSPTHIVQILLARAILGRPQVLIFDGLIHSFEPSLRERILRRLCSKDEAWSVIFVSTDPNLTDHADRRIMLHHAHS; via the coding sequence ATGAAAGAACCTCAGGGCGAAGGTTCCAAGGGGCTGTTCGAAGCGCTGATGAAGCAGCTGTCCGTGGCCATGAAGGCTGAGAAAAAAATCATGAGTTTGATTTTTTCTTATGCGCTGGCCGTCGGGTTCTTTTCTCTTATCATCCCGTTGACCGTGCAGGAATTGGTCAGCACCTTTTCCTATGCGGTTCAGCCGGTCATGATCTGGACGTTGACCGGCATTATGCTATCGGTGCTGTTGTTTGTCGGCCTGTTCAAGACGTTCCACTTCTACGCAGTGGATGTCGTGCAACGCCGCATCTTTGCACGAGTCACGGTTGCGATGGTGGACCAGCTTCCTCGGAATCGCTTTAAAGGTGCACGGCCTGAAATTGCGAACTACTTTATGGAAACGGTCTTCATGCAACGTGCTCTGTCCACGCTGCTGATCGACCTGATCAATGTCGTGGTGGGTGGTACGGTTGGCATGGTTGTGCTGGTCGTCTATCATCCCTATTTTCTCATGTACAACCTTGTGCTCATGGCTGGGTTTGGCATCACGTTCTTCGTGCTGTCCCGTGGTGCCCTCAAGAAGACCCTCGCCATGTCTCATGCGAAATACGACGTCTTCAATTTTGTTCAAGAGGTTTCAAACAATGCACTGCAGCTGAAGGCCACTGACAGCCGCCCGTTTCTCATGCACAAAACAAACGAGCTTGTCGGTCGGTATGTTGAAGCTCGAAAGGCAAGGTTTGCGGTGCTCGTGCGGCAATATATTGGATCCGTGGGTGGACAAGCCATCGCACAAGCCGGAGCGCTTGGTATCGCCGCCTCACTCATGGCATCAGGGCAGTTGACTCTAGGGCAGTTAGTCGCCGTTCAAGCGGTCGTGAGCGCACTCGTCATCAATTTCGACTCCTTAATCAAGAACATGGGGTTTGTATACTATTTCTTCGCCTCCCTGACCCACCTTGATGAGGTCTTTAGTCAGGAGCAAGATCAGGTCACAACTGAATCAACGGTGGCGTTGCCCAAGCATTTGGCTCAAGGAGTTCGGGTTACCTGCAAAGGGGTCAGTTTGGTTCATAGTGGGGTGTCGGTATTCGATGGCTTCAACCTGGATGTTGCGCCTGGTGAGAAGCTCGGTATCTACGCTCGGAGCACGGGGGCCAAAACAGCTCTGGCCAGAGTATTGGGTGGCCTGGAAGTTCCAACGAATGGCGTCGTTCAGTACAATGGGGTCGACCTCCGGTATATTGACGGCAATGCCATCAACCAATGCCGCAGTGTCATGATCGACTCTCAATTGTCGTTGGTGAAGGGAACGGTCGAAGAAAATATCGTGATGGGACGTTCCTATGTCACGTATGACGACCTCAACTGGGCCCTCCGTTTCGTCGAACTTGAAGAAGACGTCGAAGGCTTGCCACGCGGAGTCAAGTCCGATGTCTTTTCGCTGGGAGAATCCCTTTCGCCGACGCACATTGTGCAGATCCTCCTGGCTAGAGCCATTTTGGGACGTCCGCAAGTTCTGATATTTGATGGCCTCATTCACTCATTCGAGCCGTCGTTGCGTGAGCGTATCTTGCGTCGGCTGTGCTCGAAAGATGAAGCCTGGTCCGTGATCTTCGTGTCGACGGATCCCAATCTTACGGATCATGCGGATCGTCGCATCATGCTACATCATGCTCATTCGTAA
- a CDS encoding TolC family protein — protein MYTRGASFMIALVLALITLLPMAALAEPTHDSSALKAQSTRTAPLSIGEVLARIELTHPLLQAAGAERARARAKILKALAAWEPTFKNTTRTQRFQTWNLTTSPTIFDTHNGGFADTKLEVGHPWGFRVQGGLRSGYGDRGNQGTIAIIPDLQAFYAQQQFIVGGSFELLRGLMINEEYAEFQQAELAAPQAEIKVAQKRQDLYLAGAVQYWDWQVAVKQAEIVKRALAVAEDRLVQVEGLAKSGKVSPLDVIEVNQEVQKRREAAIYAQRNVEYEQYKLSLYLWENGEPVTPRPEWAPEFQGETPLPTSAEVAAYKVEAKEDRPEVRDLYIEAKMNNIDIKLGKNKLLPKLNLEGGPTDGATDWIVGIGYRVGLHAEMPLFQREGRGKVMAAEVGQQQLMLKQRYTEQQVNLDVDNWLSAQVRARDRVVASTEALRLAKTLEEGERTRFNMGSTTVLFVNLRERNVVESAYQLYRAQADYAVARGGMLWARGLLSKPWPTESLTKYGNPLTAAGMNGYKQPGRD, from the coding sequence ATGTATACGAGAGGAGCATCCTTTATGATCGCTCTGGTATTGGCCCTTATAACTCTCCTGCCAATGGCCGCACTGGCGGAACCGACTCATGATTCCAGCGCATTGAAAGCGCAGTCGACTCGCACTGCTCCACTGAGCATCGGTGAAGTACTGGCTCGCATCGAGTTGACGCATCCTTTGCTTCAGGCGGCAGGAGCCGAGCGAGCGAGGGCCCGGGCGAAAATCCTCAAGGCGCTCGCGGCCTGGGAACCGACGTTCAAGAACACTACAAGGACCCAACGTTTTCAGACGTGGAATCTCACGACGTCTCCCACGATATTTGACACGCACAATGGGGGATTTGCCGACACCAAGCTTGAGGTTGGGCATCCCTGGGGCTTCCGCGTCCAGGGCGGGTTGCGCAGTGGCTATGGAGATCGCGGCAATCAAGGTACTATTGCTATTATCCCTGATCTACAGGCCTTCTATGCTCAGCAGCAATTCATCGTCGGTGGGTCGTTCGAGCTGCTGCGCGGCCTCATGATCAACGAAGAGTATGCCGAATTTCAACAGGCCGAACTCGCGGCTCCGCAAGCGGAGATCAAGGTAGCGCAGAAGCGACAAGATCTCTATCTCGCCGGAGCCGTGCAGTACTGGGATTGGCAGGTTGCCGTTAAACAAGCCGAGATTGTGAAGCGCGCCTTGGCCGTGGCCGAAGACCGTCTGGTCCAGGTCGAAGGGTTGGCTAAGAGCGGGAAGGTCTCGCCGCTCGATGTGATTGAGGTGAACCAAGAGGTGCAGAAGCGGCGAGAGGCCGCCATCTACGCCCAACGGAATGTGGAGTATGAACAGTACAAACTGTCTCTCTATCTCTGGGAGAACGGCGAGCCTGTGACGCCACGACCTGAATGGGCGCCGGAATTCCAGGGCGAAACGCCACTCCCGACCAGCGCCGAAGTTGCGGCCTATAAAGTGGAGGCGAAAGAAGATCGGCCGGAAGTGCGGGACCTCTACATCGAAGCCAAGATGAACAATATCGACATTAAGCTCGGCAAGAACAAACTGCTCCCGAAGTTGAATCTTGAAGGGGGGCCGACCGACGGCGCCACGGACTGGATTGTGGGAATCGGGTATCGGGTCGGCCTGCACGCTGAGATGCCGCTGTTCCAGCGGGAAGGGCGTGGGAAGGTTATGGCCGCGGAAGTGGGACAGCAACAATTGATGTTGAAACAGCGATATACAGAACAACAAGTTAACCTCGACGTGGATAACTGGCTGTCGGCCCAAGTGCGCGCCCGAGACCGGGTGGTGGCGTCGACGGAAGCATTGCGGTTGGCCAAGACTCTGGAAGAAGGCGAGCGGACCCGGTTCAATATGGGGTCGACCACCGTGCTGTTCGTCAACCTCCGTGAGCGCAATGTGGTGGAATCAGCGTATCAGCTCTATCGGGCGCAGGCCGACTACGCCGTAGCGCGTGGAGGCATGCTGTGGGCTAGGGGCCTGTTGTCGAAGCCCTGGCCAACGGAGTCCTTGACGAAGTATGGGAATCCGCTGACGGCGGCAGGCATGAACGGCTACAAACAACCGGGCCGCGATTAA
- a CDS encoding TolC family protein: MILLLLFSLMMVPATALAEPIHDSSVLKAQSSRTAPLTIEEVLARIELTHPLLRATGLERAQARAKVLKALAAWEPKFRNELEVDRYQTYNLTNVVGPNILIAGYNDTMLKVGHPWGWEIYGGIRSGLGDRSTLGGFDGVRLQRVVSPGVAIPQDLQGFYPQQMLIIGGAFNLLQGFMVNEEYAEFQQAELAGPQAEVKVAQKRQDLYLAGAVQYWDWQVAVKQADVVRRALGVAEERYRMVEGRSKAGAVAPIDVVEAKEEVQRRREAAIAAQRKVEYEQYKLALFLWEDGDPVTPRPEWAPEFQGETPLPSEEDVAAFKVEATEDRPEVRNLYIEAKLNNVELKLAKNKLLPKLTISGGPVTGGIYFFGGFAYHMNALFSMPLYNRAARGKVLHAEAEQARLAYKQAYTEREVQIDVDNWLSAQVRARDRVRAATEALRLAKTLEEGERARFNMGATSILFVNMRERNVVEASYELYRAQADYVVSRGGMLYARGALAKPVGEKVLAKYGDPLQAAGASGRKLLGRD, encoded by the coding sequence TTGATCCTTCTATTGCTGTTCTCGTTGATGATGGTGCCGGCGACCGCACTGGCGGAACCGATTCATGATTCCAGCGTATTAAAGGCTCAGTCTTCCCGCACGGCTCCTCTAACCATTGAGGAAGTGCTGGCTAGGATTGAGTTGACCCATCCGCTGCTCAGGGCCACCGGGCTCGAGCGGGCACAGGCTCGGGCGAAAGTCCTGAAGGCGTTGGCTGCGTGGGAGCCGAAGTTTCGGAACGAGCTCGAGGTCGACCGGTATCAAACGTATAATCTGACGAACGTTGTTGGCCCGAATATCTTGATCGCTGGCTATAACGATACCATGCTCAAGGTTGGGCACCCATGGGGCTGGGAAATCTACGGCGGGATCCGTAGCGGCCTTGGGGATAGAAGTACTCTCGGTGGCTTCGATGGTGTCAGGCTCCAACGTGTTGTGAGTCCAGGGGTGGCGATCCCGCAAGATCTGCAAGGTTTCTATCCGCAGCAAATGTTGATCATCGGCGGAGCCTTTAATCTCCTGCAAGGATTCATGGTCAACGAAGAGTATGCGGAGTTTCAACAGGCGGAGCTCGCCGGGCCGCAAGCCGAGGTAAAGGTGGCCCAGAAACGGCAAGATCTTTATCTCGCCGGGGCTGTGCAATACTGGGATTGGCAGGTCGCCGTCAAGCAGGCCGATGTAGTGAGGCGTGCGCTGGGGGTCGCGGAGGAGCGCTATCGCATGGTGGAAGGCAGATCCAAAGCTGGCGCGGTGGCTCCGATCGACGTGGTCGAAGCCAAAGAAGAAGTTCAGCGGCGTCGGGAGGCGGCTATTGCCGCGCAACGGAAGGTTGAGTACGAACAGTATAAGCTGGCACTCTTTCTCTGGGAGGACGGAGATCCGGTGACACCGAGACCTGAATGGGCCCCAGAGTTTCAGGGGGAAACGCCGTTGCCGAGCGAAGAGGATGTGGCGGCCTTCAAGGTGGAAGCCACGGAGGATCGTCCAGAAGTGCGCAATCTCTACATTGAAGCCAAATTGAACAATGTTGAACTGAAATTGGCGAAGAATAAGCTACTTCCAAAGCTCACGATTTCGGGGGGGCCGGTGACGGGCGGTATCTACTTTTTCGGAGGGTTCGCCTACCATATGAATGCTCTCTTCAGTATGCCCTTGTACAATCGGGCAGCCCGAGGGAAGGTTCTTCATGCGGAGGCTGAGCAGGCTCGGTTGGCCTATAAGCAGGCCTACACAGAGCGTGAGGTTCAGATTGACGTGGACAACTGGCTTTCGGCCCAAGTGCGGGCCAGAGACCGAGTGAGGGCTGCAACGGAAGCGTTACGCTTGGCAAAGACATTGGAAGAGGGTGAACGAGCTCGATTCAATATGGGGGCGACCAGCATTCTCTTTGTCAACATGCGTGAACGCAACGTCGTTGAGGCATCCTATGAACTCTACCGGGCCCAAGCCGACTATGTAGTGTCCCGTGGTGGGATGTTGTATGCAAGAGGGGCGCTGGCGAAACCAGTGGGTGAGAAGGTACTTGCCAAATATGGTGATCCGTTACAGGCAGCAGGAGCCTCAGGCCGTAAACTACTTGGACGTGACTAA
- the purE gene encoding 5-(carboxyamino)imidazole ribonucleotide mutase, whose amino-acid sequence MARILQTANRSRQRASQEVKNRKPLVGVLGGSKSDFPILEKAGVILDELNIPYELLVVSAHRTPDRLFEYAASAPGRGIKVIIAGAGGAAHLPGMLAAKTHLPVIGVPIPTENLRGLDSLLSIVQMPKGIPVATVAIGGAENAGLLAGQILAGSHPDIAQNVKRYRAAQTKRVLNSPEAKGTGRGNLGADEMSRRP is encoded by the coding sequence ATGGCCAGAATACTGCAGACAGCGAACCGCTCTCGGCAACGAGCGAGCCAAGAGGTCAAGAACCGCAAGCCGCTTGTCGGGGTCTTGGGGGGGAGTAAATCAGATTTTCCCATTTTGGAAAAGGCCGGAGTGATTTTGGACGAGCTCAATATTCCCTATGAGCTACTTGTCGTTTCTGCACATCGAACACCGGACCGCCTCTTCGAGTACGCCGCCAGTGCTCCAGGGCGCGGGATCAAAGTCATCATTGCGGGGGCTGGAGGAGCGGCTCACCTTCCCGGCATGCTGGCAGCAAAAACTCATCTTCCGGTCATCGGTGTCCCGATTCCTACAGAAAACCTTCGCGGCCTCGATTCCTTGTTGTCCATCGTTCAGATGCCCAAAGGCATTCCCGTGGCTACCGTCGCGATCGGAGGTGCCGAAAATGCTGGCCTCCTCGCAGGACAGATTTTGGCGGGAAGCCATCCTGACATTGCGCAAAACGTTAAGCGCTATCGGGCGGCTCAAACGAAGCGTGTTCTCAATTCTCCCGAGGCCAAGGGCACCGGTCGTGGTAACCTCGGGGCGGACGAGATGAGCCGACGCCCGTGA
- a CDS encoding HlyD family efflux transporter periplasmic adaptor subunit, producing MASLGRGLENSGERALVRRGVGLEAITIDQGSALAKMPCWEAVQIPRGMFTASRAILTILLLFLIILEFVPWTQTIQASGKVSAYTPYDRPQQIESRITGRVKAWHIYEGVKVKKGELVGELEDYDPTFMAPEILPLFEQRKVALEQTRQAAMSRADQLTKRIGEMKKLVQAAVPSAEARVVEADNKVGEAQQKVEQYKIDVHTAQLNVDRHRQLVRDGLVSQRELELTIQTEIGTKAGLQAAQAALSAAEQSRSALSFGRDQVSADVHQKLMDAIASRDSAVAEAAKATESLAEISYKQQGVQQRIEAAKLYAPMDGTVVKMAKVGLNETVKQGENLVTISPVASDPAIEMMAEGLDSPLLKPGRKVRILFFGVPAIPLPAWPGLMAGTRGGVIKVVDQIDDGKGNYRFWVVPDPEDSQPWPDQAQVRQGTKVLGWVIMNRVPLWYELWRRFNFFPPDYLEREPSVFEMFAPKVAAPGGK from the coding sequence ATGGCTAGCCTAGGTCGCGGTCTGGAAAACAGTGGAGAACGTGCGCTGGTCCGGCGAGGGGTCGGCTTAGAGGCGATCACCATCGATCAGGGGTCGGCATTGGCCAAGATGCCATGCTGGGAGGCAGTACAAATTCCTCGCGGAATGTTCACGGCTTCTCGCGCTATTCTGACGATCCTCTTACTTTTTCTGATCATCCTTGAATTCGTACCCTGGACACAAACGATCCAGGCGTCTGGAAAAGTGTCCGCCTATACGCCATATGACCGGCCACAGCAGATTGAGTCTCGGATTACAGGCCGCGTCAAAGCCTGGCATATTTATGAGGGTGTCAAAGTCAAAAAGGGCGAACTTGTCGGCGAGTTGGAAGATTACGATCCAACCTTTATGGCGCCCGAGATCCTCCCCCTCTTCGAACAGCGCAAGGTAGCGTTGGAACAAACGCGCCAGGCAGCTATGTCCAGGGCTGATCAGCTGACAAAAAGAATTGGCGAGATGAAAAAGTTGGTGCAGGCTGCCGTGCCCTCGGCGGAAGCTCGCGTAGTGGAGGCAGACAATAAGGTGGGTGAGGCTCAACAGAAGGTTGAGCAGTACAAGATCGATGTGCACACGGCACAACTCAATGTCGACCGTCATCGGCAGCTTGTCCGGGACGGACTGGTTTCCCAGCGCGAACTTGAGCTCACAATTCAGACCGAGATCGGCACCAAAGCCGGTTTGCAGGCAGCACAAGCCGCTTTGTCGGCTGCCGAGCAGTCTCGGTCGGCTTTGAGCTTCGGTCGTGATCAAGTGTCAGCTGATGTACATCAGAAACTGATGGACGCCATTGCATCACGTGATTCCGCCGTCGCGGAAGCTGCCAAAGCAACTGAATCATTGGCTGAGATCTCCTATAAACAACAGGGAGTTCAACAACGTATTGAGGCCGCAAAGCTATATGCACCGATGGATGGCACGGTCGTCAAGATGGCTAAAGTCGGTCTCAATGAGACAGTCAAGCAGGGAGAAAACCTGGTCACTATTTCTCCAGTCGCCTCTGATCCAGCTATTGAAATGATGGCCGAAGGATTGGATTCCCCACTTTTGAAGCCTGGGAGAAAGGTTCGGATCCTCTTTTTCGGAGTCCCGGCCATCCCACTGCCGGCTTGGCCTGGGTTGATGGCAGGCACTCGCGGGGGTGTGATCAAGGTGGTTGACCAGATTGACGATGGAAAGGGGAACTACCGATTCTGGGTCGTTCCTGATCCAGAAGATTCTCAGCCATGGCCTGATCAGGCTCAGGTGAGGCAGGGAACCAAGGTATTGGGTTGGGTGATCATGAATCGCGTCCCTCTGTGGTATGAACTGTGGCGGCGATTTAACTTCTTCCCACCGGACTACCTGGAGCGGGAGCCCAGTGTGTTTGAGATGTTCGCGCCTAAGGTGGCTGCCCCGGGCGGTAAATAG